The DNA window TTGACACGACTCTGCATCTGTTTTGGGGATGCAGAGTCTTACAAAGAGTCGTTAGGGTGTGTTCATACCAAACCTGTTTTGTGCAGTTCACGTGTTTGCCCACGTGTAAAGTCGATCAAGACTGGTGAGATAAATGCAGTTCTGAACTCTGGTGCAgtttgtttgggaaaaaaaaaacacaacacaaaccagCTACATGTGTATGTTCTCTGATCATGTCTGCAGTCTCCTTCATCTCATcgcctctgtcctctgtgtcgTAGCTGTTATGTACTGTATGACAGAAGAAGCGTATGTGCAGTCCTGACAAATACTTGAACTAGTAGCTGATGGTCCAGTTGTTTGTATCAACACTGTTACCAAGACTTTTCCATTAGATCATGTGGTTTTCTTTCAGGGTCTCCACGGCAACGGCGAACTTGTGCCTGCAGGCCATCTTCTGCTGGTCGGGTGCATTCCACAGCACCGAAGGAGGCTGGAGACGGGCTGCCGTCTCTGGACACAGAAGTGTGGAGCTGGGGCCGCGGGTCTGAGGGGCAACTAGGTCATGGAGATCAGCTCGCCAGGtcctaacacacaaacacacacacacacacacttataatTTAATCCACAGTTGTATAAATATCTTTGAAAACATACATGATAATATACCGTCCTAAATGACATGTTAGGCAGTTTagacagtgtcttgtaatatgatgaatggtgtctgtctcagccactctcccatcacttgtttctgcactgtctaacttcagtgagagggtaggatcacacCATGACacacgtttacttcaacatacaagttttcagcACATAACATAATCAGTTATCAGCACAAAATACCATTTTCTACATGACgttgcttttacttttaaagtcGCAAGAAATTAAATACACAACTCTAACACAACGTCTGCACAACCTGCATAAAATGATCTCAATCACACTCAGGTATCATAGTCACTGTAGTTACATGCATGAAATTGAGGAAAGGCCAATTGCACAGCACGTGGACGGACATGCATGAGAGGACAAGCTGTTAacttgtgtctgcatgtgtgtgtccagactCCAGCCTCTGTGTATCAAGTCTTTGAAAGGTGAGGAGGTGATCCAAGTCGCCGCAGGGTCACACCATTCATTGGCTCTCACCGCTCACTGCCAGGTAACCAGGATTTAAACCAAATCTTATACGATGCTAACATAGAAGTACAGCCTACTCGCATACAGCCAAACTAACTCATCTCACTATCTCACATTTTGCAGGTGTACTCATGGGGCAGCAACATGTGTGGACAGCTCGGTCACGTCAACAGTCCTGTCACTGTCCCTCAGCAGGCGAAGGTTCATTAATTCAATAAAGTTACAGTGTAGAAATAGATTtagtcatatttatttatttttaaaaaaaaggccatttATACATGATGAATGAAGATATCGGCATCATTAATACGTGGATGAGGATGTATCAgtataaatgcaaatgtgctgAAACAATAGACAGAGGGATGAAGATATATATCATTCAGTGTACTGTATACCATGAAACATGCTGCAGTCACTCTAACAGATCTacatcctctgtgttttgtccctgtcgggctgctgcagctgtctgaagGTCTTCGGGTTTGGGACTTGTCAGCCGGTCAAAGCCACTCCCTCCTCCTGGCAGATGGAGACTGTGTCCAGCCGGTCCTGCTGTACTGTGGCCAGCAGCAGGAGCCAATGACAGTGCAGAGTGAGAGGTCTCAccggggtcaaaggtcacaccATAGGTCACCCAACAGAGCAGAGAGTTACACAGTCAGACCCACACTTCTGCCGTTCTGCATGGAGGTGTGTATGTCCAAAACTGTATGACTAACTGTTCGTGGTTTCCCCTcaacaggaggaagatgatgggtGGAGCGATTTTCCGACTGCACCACTGGAGTGcgtttatttttagattttgcTCACAGCGTGATTAAAGTAGAAAAAGCTAGGCTGCCATTTTCTAATCTGTTAGACGTACATttaacaagagagaaagagaaagctgagaaacaaaatactgtcatgaaagaaaactttaaacatttatttattctttgtgtgggtgtgtgtagaTGGGTTACATTAGCAGTGTGTGCAGCGGTGGTCAGAGCTGTGCGGTGCTGGCAGACCATAACATCATGGGTTTCATCTCGGCAATTCATGAGCTGGcctccagagagagacagttCTACTGCTGGTTGAGCAGTGTCAGGAAGCTCCTCCTCACGCCGCTACGTAACAGAGGTGAGAGGCTCTCTGGACCGACTCCTCCTTTGTTGACCTTTGCTCAAGTATGTGACCCCCTCATAACTggtgtttttaaatatgttgaGATTATATGAAATGGTGGCAGATGCAAAGAACTTTGTGCAAAACCCAACAAACTATCTGTGAATTACCACATgcatgatttaaacatttaataaagaGTTATTAGCAAATACATTAACTGAGCATGTTGTTGATTTCCTTCTCAGAGAGTGCATCTTCATCGTTAGGTGAGCCGTGcactcatctcttcttctctctttgcGAGAGTTTTGCTCGTCTGAGCACTCTGATCGGTCAACACTCCACGTCACTCACCTACTTCCTGCATGACGTGCAgggctgtgatgtcacttccctTCCCCTGCTGACTCACACTGAGCACTTTCTGGACATTTATAAAGAGTAAGattcacatttgtgtttcaaCACATACTGCAGCTTCATACATTTTAATAGCAAATATGcatcttttgtttgatttcGGTCTTTCTGCTTTTGCAACATGAATGACATCAAAAAGAGATTCTGTGGCTCAGATGCTTTAACAGTCAGAAAGTCCGAATAAGTTTAATTAATACCAGCTTAATGTATGTTATTTGTCTCAATTTTAATATGAAGCCAAGTCTACCTCTGTAACATCAGTTTCACTATGCATGCAGTAAGTTCTTTCTGAGCTTTTTATAAAGAATTTGTAAAATCTGTTACATGAGTTGCAGGCACAAACCAGGAATGTGGCACTGTTTTCCCAGAACAAAGTTAAAGAAGCAAAGATAGAGCAAGGAGTCCACAGACTGATGGAAAAATTGTTTTCAACATGTTGGCTTTAGTAGGAATAAAGCTCATGTGTGACAGAATAAGATGGAAAAACTCAATTAAAATCTATCTCTCTCCAGGTATTGTTCTTCAGTAGGTAACTTCCAGGTGATGGGTGGATTCCAGCCACTCCATAAGCTCTCACTGTAAGGAcattactttttctttgtttccactTGTTAAGTACTGCTTGAGTAGACGTAGACTTCTCATTCATATTGAGGAGACGTCTACAAATGCAAAGGCCTGCAGAGCTGGAAGGGATTTGATATTAATGCTGACGATCATGCCTGTGTTAATGGACCAGTTCTTCTGGATATTTTAATCCCCAAAACAAACCATAAACTTAAATCACTTCCTGatgcagcagcaaaacagcaatCAGATAAGCTTCcaccaacagaaaacagacacatatttAGATTAAAATACTGAGATGATTTAATCCTAAGAATGTCTTattcctctttgtgtctctctgtgtctagTGAGTGTTTAGGCTCTCAGCAGACGGTCCtcgctcagctgtgtgtgtcagaccaGGCTGTGAGTGGTGATGTTGACCTAGTTTCGATGTTGTACtggcctctgcagcagctccaccagtACAGCCGAGTCCTGCTCAAACTGGCAGCTTGTTACGATGTGGTGAGAAGGaagctctctgctctcttccttctgccctttttcttttgactcAAACACTCTCAACAtgttccttcttttccctctgtgCTTCACTTTCTCTTCTCAAAATGTTCTCTGTTTCCCACAATTAAATACATTGCGATATGCTTTTACTCATTACTGTCATTTTACTGACTGGAATTCAAGATGCTTCCCATTTTGCAACACCTGTCCTTTGACAAAGACTTCACAAAGATAGACTGATGACATGTAgcttaagaaataaaaaatgataatttctaaaaaaaagtttgtaatTGAGTTATTTGGCAGAAGATGTAATACATCTACAGTCTGCTGTATGTTCTTAaattgcaaagaaaaacagttaaacctctctttctgttgtttctccCCCTCAGTTAACTACAGAGTATCAGTCCCTCCACCAGGGCTGTAGTCAGTATGAGTCCCTGTCTTCGTCCCTTCtaaggagaaagaaggaggctGAAATCACCTTCCTCTTCTGGAAGACCCACTCTGGAAAAACTGTGAGCACAACTCTGTGTGTAATTActttaacatgctaacatttttcCTGATCATACTGTTCAGGTGAGAAAACATTGAGACATTTTACAAACTAGTACACATTATATAGAAAAAGATTTGAGATTATACTGCCCTGTTTATGCTTATGACATTTACTTCATTACACTACATGTCCCTTCACTTACTCAACGCGTGATTAATGGAAGATGCAGGATTTATGGAGACGTGCAACACtcagttgtttttgtcagaaTGTAACAAGGAATGGTACTTGTGTGTTCGTTCATCAGGAGGATCTGCGTCTCGCTCAGCGTCGTGTGGTGTGCGAAAGCAGCAACAGATCTCTGACTCTGCAGAACGCCGGGCGCTTTTCCAACCACTGGTTCATACTGTTCAATGATGCACTGGTGCACAcccaggtacaaacacacacacgcaaacacagaaAATCTGTGCACTATTGTTCTTCTATTTGTAGGTAGTATAAATCTGTGGTGAAACCATAAACCACAACTGTTCAAACATCAGAGAACATCCACATCTTTGTCAGTCAAATTCAGAACACATGGAGCTTCAACTGAATCTGTCTGTGCATATCTGTCTTCCTGGTGTTTCTACCATGTTTTGCagataaagcttttatttgttcattataTCTTCCAATCACTCAGGGTGCCATTCCCTCTCAGAGCATCGTAAGTATATCTGACATCAGTCTAACCACACTGAGCttggtgctgcagcagcatggGTGTGCTGGCCTCTGCTCAGTGCTTACACTCTGACAGGTTCACATGGGATTagtaagcaaataaataaaggttaacaCAGGACTTCATGTCATGATAAAGGGACTGTTCACCCATAACCCAACACATTTGATCTCCTCTTCAAATTTAGCGTTTTTAGTTGAATCTCTCAGTATTGTGTTATTGAGAGGTGCATCTAATGACGAGGGTacattaactgaataaacaacaggCTTTATTAATGTCTCAGCCTTTATCATTGCAGATGTCCCGTGTTGAAATTTATTTTGTGCATGCTGTCCTGGTGGCTGGCTCTGAGCTTTAGCCTCTACCAAACAGGCTGCCGTGTGTTGGTTTGGTTTTTAGACGTGTTTGCAGCAGAAACGTTAGAAAAATTAGCTGTGAAAATAGATGAGGTCATAGTTGCAGTAGCTCATGGCTCATAAGTTAAAGGATGCAACCTGCCACTGTGTTCTGATCCAAGAGACTCTAAACCAGATGTGTGTGTCAATGATCACAACATATTTGCTGTTACCTTGTTCTGAGTGTCTCCTCTTCTGAACCCTGACTAATAGcttgtcttcctgtctgtttggTGTGGGTTGGTGTGTTAGTAGATGGCAGTTAGTGATGAAACctgtcctgttttctctctgtggtttttggtttttgtcctGCGTGGTTTAGTAGACCTTTGCCTGACTGTTAttcatgcatgtatgtatgtacatttagatttaatagTTAAGCTCTGTTCAGGGATTCAACCAGGGCTTTATTGTCATATGTGGACTTTATCAGTTTCAGTGCAAGTCGTAACTGACCTATTTACAAATGTCCAAGCTGATATTTGaagcaaataaaaaagagcagaaaataagaaaagtataaaaaaaaaaattcatacGCACTCATTTACAGTCACTCATACATACCGAATTAGAAGAttaataaactaaacaaaaatatgtgcaaaaaGCCAGCAAGATGAGCAAAAGTGTAATAAAAGATTGGACCACAGTGTGTTCTGCTTTAGTTTCATTCAGTGTCACTTTTAAAACAGAAGTGGTGTTGAAACTGTCAAGACTTGATGGATGAAACTATTGACAAATATGTGATTTTTGTAATCAGGAAGTGGTCTACAGTGGCATCCCAATCAGCAATCTTCACATCCACTCTCTCTAAAACTGAGATTACACTGGTGATGTTTTGTGTAATCTTCCTTATTCACCAGAATatcaaagcaacaaaatgtaactggTTTTGGGTGGGCAGCTCAGGTCGGATGCTGATCGAAAGGGTCAGTAAATGAACAGTGTCCATCTCTACAGTGAGATGTGTGAAAGAGGCTAATCTCTTGGACACACATACGCATGTGATCTGGAGTGAGATAGTGTGATGTTGGCTAATGTGAGAAGAATCCGTGTCCCACATACATGAAGcgctgctctgtctgtctgcagttcTCCACACATCACGTCTATCCTCTGACCTGTTTGTGGGTGAAACCAGTTACTGAAGACAGCAGTGGACTGTGAGTTTGTTGTGCTTAAAAATCCAAACTATCAATGTTAAAGCTAACATGGCTAATGTTGACTCCGTTTTTGCAGCAGCATCTAGTGTCTGGTAGATGAACTACATTTTAAGGCACTCCAGTACTGACTATTGTTCAGCCTGTGGTTGTTTTCTGCTTGGCCTGTGTAAAActatgatttaaaatgtgacataaatgttTTGTAGCGTCttggtaaaaatgttttatacagatcaagtttgttattgtttattgttctgTGCCTTGTGTCTGCAGCTATGCCATCAAAATTACTTGTCCAGAGGAGAGTTTCACTGTGGTGGCCTCGACACCACAAGAGAAGGTACATTTATGGTTTATACACTTATtagcttctttgtttttccttagCGATGTCGCCAAGTGCTTGCTCATCATTGTGGGTTTTGTTGGGTCACTGTAAATAATTTTATGAAGAGTATGGTTTTGATTTTTGCCTCCAAGAGCAggatgtttctctttttatggGTTGAGTTTAGTAAGAAGGCACTGAAATCGTAATATTTTATGCCAACATCTTCATTTAGGATCTGCCTCTTTCTccctggttttgtttttatcactcTCTTCTTTCCCAGAATAAGTGGCTACGGTCTCTGAACCAGGCGTTGGATCAGGTGCTGGGTGGTGGAGGTCAGGGGTCGTCGCCAGGGGTCATGGGAATGTCTCGCACGGCCTCGTACACGTTCACTGGAGAGGGACGGTTCAAAGACGCCCAGTACACCGGGGGCTGGTTGGCAGGACGAGTTCATGGCAGGTGAGAgaccatgtgtgtttgtgttttggtttgtgtgtgtgcttgtgtctgtCCCATCACCACCTCTTCAGCTACACcgtattttttcatgtttgtttatcagtgtgttttatgaaaatgaaaaagtgcGGGGATTGGTGTTTGTCTGCCCACTTTGAACTCCTGGATATTGGAGTGTCCTTGAATGCATCGTGGTAGAATGAACGAACAAATCAGTAGAGACCTGTACGGCGAAGAGGAACAGTGtgcaacaatgaaaacagaagatgtAGTTTGACGTTCAAATCATTGTCTACATTGTTAAGCAATTGCTACTGctaatgaaaatctatctgacgaGACTCCGTCAGAAATATTCATGGACTACATAGTGTTTTAGCTTTATTCACATTCActaacttccttcctcactctctgactctcttctGGATGTTATAGCGGCAGGCGACCAAATAAAAAGTTACTTggagtaaacttgtggatttgtCTGggtttaaaaactgtttaaaccATTTGAGGATAATCTAAGTACACAACTAAATATGACAAAGTTCGAGTCAGTATTAGACTTTTTAATCcattatttttacatatatCTTTAACTGCTCCAGAGTGTCAAACTGGTGATGCTTAAATAGATGGATAGCAGATAACAGTACAgttgtgtttcacagaggaACCATGAAGTGGCCAGATGGACGGACCTACGTGGGGAACTTTAAGAATGGAGTGGAGGATGGGTAAGTACGTGAACCTTGTGCTGCGCCAAAGAGCTAGTTAATGTGTAATGTTGACACATCAGTCTGCCTTTTAGGGAGACTTGTGGTTAGAAGATAACATTATGAAATTTTAAGGCACTGTGTCCACatagtgttttttctcttatcAGCACACAAACGCTTCATCTCAACCCCCCTGAGTTCACAGCCAGTGTTTTTAtgcccttaaaaaaaaaacctatgtGGACACAGATCCTAACAGAAACTGAGAATAAACTGTTGTCTTAGCGTTTCTGgacaatttgtgtttgtcatttcagCTATGGCGAGTGTATTATACCTAACAAAGTGTTGCATAAGCCAGATAGTTACCAAGGACACTGGAGAGACGGCAAGATCCATGGCTTCGGCAAGTACAAGTCAGTACACAGTTTTCTGCCAATTTTTGTGTGAAGTAGCATTGAGTACTGACCTGTATATGTCATGTAGAGGTTGTCATCATGAAAGGTAAAGGCAAtattcagtctttttctttccaagtCATCAGTCATCGTGTCTGGCAGTGTCAATGCCCTGCTCTGCACATGAACATGCACAGGGTcaccatctctgtgtgtgtgagcattcTCTATGCGCTATACCCAGGTATGCCAGTGGCGAGGTGTACGAGGGCTGCTTCAGTGACGGGCAGCGGCACGGTTACGGCATGCTGAGCTCCGGTAAGCTGGCCAAAAATTCCTCCAGCGTTTTCATCGGCCACTGGGTCCATGACAAGAAGACAGGATATGGAGTGTACGATGACATCACCAGGTAGATTACACTCACAAATAGAAAAAACCTAGCGACTGAACTGTATTCTTGTTTTTCCAATAATGATAAGGAACTGTCAAGTCAAAATGGAACATCGACACCTTGTTAATGTAAATTTATGATAACCTAATTTCATTACTCACAGCTGTATTGTTTCCTTCCCAGAGGTGAGAAGTACATGGGACTGTGGTTGGACGAGCAGCGGCACGGCACCGCTGTGGTTGTTACCCAGTATGGCGTGTACTTCGAAGGGACCTTCAAGGACAACAAGATGAGTGTAAGCTCACCCTGAAGTATTCACTTCATCATCTTGATAATCAGCTGTGGGATGATCAAAGGTAGTAGAGGCAttagtgtgttttcttgctgacATATTCTACATGAGTTTTCTACTTTAAGGGAACCACTGATGTGAAATTAGCAAAACTTATTTATGATGAAGGGTTggttgtcagtgtttgtgggGGAAGTTATAGACTGGATTAGCCAGTAGAATCTGGCACAGTAAATAGGGCTTATGATGtaaattcatcatttatcaaaacatgtttcctttcattcattCTATTTTACGCTGCAAACTTATTGAATGTTTTGCAATCTAGAAGTAGCTCCTTGTTTGGAGATACACTAATGTGTGCTGTCATTTATAGACAGAAGGTGGTGCCACTGAGCTTACATGCTCTATTAACAACTGCAGCTAACAAATGATTTCAGTGACATGCcgtaaaacaaagtgaatgaGATCATTTGTATGTGTAATGGTTTCTTTACTGTGTGCACTTCTATGTTAGCCTTGTGGCTATTGAGTCAAACCTTAACAGGAGTTTATAAAGTTTACAAAAATTATTTATATACAGTTCTACTAATATAACAGTCCTCATGAATCTTCAGCCAATCTGCCCATCAAACCTCATGTCATCAGAGTTTCATGTCCAACCTTGGAAGAAACAGTGTCATTTCTAACTGAATGAATCATTTGTGACCAGGGATCTGACATCAGggaaacatgtaaacaaatgtaattgTGTCGTAATCACGTGCATCTGTAAAAAGgcttgatgtgtgttttctatcAGGGTCCAGGTCTGCTGGTGTCTGATGACGACACAGCTTTCCATGGAGAGTTTTCTGATGACTGGACTGTCAACGGCAAGGTAGAAAGCACTCTGTCTCCTCTTTATCTGTGCGCTCTGGTTGTTTGTCTGTCATGCTTATAAGGAATTGCTGTTCATATGTTACATCCTAATgtaactgtgtttctgtctatccacttgttttaaatacatttcatgcaGGTCTTACAATAAAAGTGATCAGATGTATAACTTGTTCATCCTGCCACATTTATACTTTGTCAGTATGGACAGaagcaaagaaataaaagaaaaactgaaagaaataatgaaaataacctcTGTGGAACTTTAATATTACAGTTTCTAGTAAATTAAGGCAAAATCATTATACCTCaccaacaagaaacaaaaaaaatgacttacACAACTGTGAGATGTTGGATATAATTTCATACGCAGTTATTCCTTcacctcccttcttcttctgcttcttaaGGGTGTTTTGACTCTGGCTAACGGTGACTGCCTGGACGGCCTGTTCACTGGAGAGTGGAGCGCAGGACTGAAGGTGGTTGGAACGTACACCAAACCAGTGGCTGAAGAGCTAGAACACAAggacagaaacagcctgctgtgagtttttaattctgttcagcagttttatgtttgtctttttgtgtgtaatCATTGTTAATTGTTCCTGGTaggacatgacatgacagcagTTTGTGTCCTCTAGAGCTCATGTTCGGTTTGTTAAAATGTccgaatgtgtgtgtattcagcCGGTTGGGTCAGTACGTGGTGCCTGCAGGTCAGAggtggctctgtgtgtttgatgaatgtTGGAGCCGACTGGGCTGTGATGCTGCtgggaaaggagagaggaccGTAGCCTGGGAGAACATCGCAGTCAGTATAACATCTGCACGACGACACAggtaacacgcacacacacacctgaagttCTCACTTGACTTCTCCATTGCTGCATTGTACATCATCTCTTTCCACCCTGTAGATTAAGACACCCCTGCTACAGTTCCAAGAAAAACCTATTTCTTGATTACAGCTGCCAACTTTTCAGTGCTCCGAATGGTTCAAAATTATCTGAACAAACCAGAACAGAACCATTcccatgttgttttgaaaatggGGTAGCAgatgcaaatatatattttggcACACATTTCCTACAAATAAAGCTGCGtattaaaaagtgtgtttttatgtgtgtgtgtgtgtgtttgtagcccAGACCTCACTCGGTCTCAGACCAAAGTGTTGGAGTCTTTGGAGTTAATTCCTCAACATGGAGTACCGGTTACCACCGCAAACTATGACAACATAAGAAGATACCTCATCAAGGTACAAGTGGCTGCGAGGgaaaccgtgtgtgtgtgtgtgaaggcatCTGTCTTGCTATCGCTTTTTCAATTATCTTAATAATCTGTACAGGATGTAAACTCAGAAATGATTGAAGTTATGAATTTTACTTAACTGTCAGCTAATAACTAAAGTctgaaacaatgaatgaattaataagTTATTCTTTCTTAGAAGTGttgcttttaatattttgttcacccttttattttttttgtgattttcataTAATCAGGCTTGATCAAATATAAAATTCTCCTTTCCAAGAGAgacctgagaaagaaagaacatcTACAAGaatacagaacagaaatacaaaataaatctccaTGGGGACTGTAAGACTATATTTTGAGAGCACTTTGCAGTTTATTATATTTAAAGTAATTAGTGTGCACACAAGGGTATCTAAGGTTAAGTAGGtacaaaatattagaaaatacCTCTAAGTATATTGTGATACAATTCACTAGCACCACCACAAACTATAACCTCTTCTATGGCAGAAACTGAGTTTTAGCTAGTTGTACCTAATGAAGTTGCAGCTAACTGTACATCTAAGTCTCCTCTGGTGAGTGAGAACAGGTGAAAATGGACCTTAAGAGGTGTATGTATTTCCCTTTTAAAGGTGATTTTCTTGATGTGATACTGAAGtgtacatgtctgtgtttgaatgacaGGCATGTGAGAcccctctccaccctctggGCTGGCTGGTGGAGACATTGGTGACCGTCTACAGGATGACGTACGTCGGCGTGGGATCCAACCGCAGGCTCCTCCGACAGGCCGTCCTGGAGGTTCAGGGCTACCTCACACATTTCTTCCGCATCGTTCGGTAGATACAAGTTCTCACTTCTTACTTTTGTTCCCCTCAAGGTGACTTTTGATGTTTTCAGCTGGGTCTCTCTTAATCACTTTACTGAATATTAGTTCTGTTGCCTGCAGGTTT is part of the Acanthopagrus latus isolate v.2019 chromosome 9, fAcaLat1.1, whole genome shotgun sequence genome and encodes:
- the LOC119026065 gene encoding alsin-like isoform X1, which gives rise to MENIEESPADEQAQTPPERGLLHIWQSAGPSAQLPPERVLLSRPVLQTALGEHHGLLLTQGGLVYSFGELLWRHVSVPVSAPVLEGSLLGKTVVHVAAGGFHCGALSEQGNIFMWGENTAGQCGLTEKGAAANITVSEPSPISVVDNDVIPPAAVRIVDLAFGREHSLALSAQNELWAWGSGCQLGLVTSTFPVWIPQKVEHLAGRHVIQVSCGAYHSLALVRSLPLKNYNTQNPPEKRERGQSPHYSVTEKEESFTVDGGHYCPLGVELTEVMTEETSQRRRGPRRRLQPRGRSAGSSPGSAAGLCPNSEDGKSNTKQKNLPVGTRLEPDGLTERDGSPKSHPLSGWRSNKNSALSDERELQNLLQKLSGHSLETRDTSGLGDTDSLSSYTSDDSCVSSTPSTDLLTSSYNEESSITSQTNKNSGLSVSYSSSPVCLEDVRLSLEAEKQALQGQKSSSLTNINQRGKASTNRRRSLPGTPTRGSPRQRRTCACRPSSAGRVHSTAPKEAGDGLPSLDTEVWSWGRGSEGQLGHGDQLARLQPLCIKSLKGEEVIQVAAGSHHSLALTAHCQVYSWGSNMCGQLGHVNSPVTVPQQAKLSEGLRVWDLSAGQSHSLLLADGDCVQPVLLYCGQQQEPMTVQSERSHRGQRSHHRSPNRAESYTVRPTLLPFCMEMGYISSVCSGGQSCAVLADHNIMGFISAIHELASRERQFYCWLSSVRKLLLTPLRNRESASSSLGEPCTHLFFSLCESFARLSTLIGQHSTSLTYFLHDVQGCDVTSLPLLTHTEHFLDIYKEYCSSVGNFQVMGGFQPLHKLSLECLGSQQTVLAQLCVSDQAVSGDVDLVSMLYWPLQQLHQYSRVLLKLAACYDVLTTEYQSLHQGCSQYESLSSSLLRRKKEAEITFLFWKTHSGKTEDLRLAQRRVVCESSNRSLTLQNAGRFSNHWFILFNDALVHTQGAIPSQSIFSTHHVYPLTCLWVKPVTEDSSGLYAIKITCPEESFTVVASTPQEKNKWLRSLNQALDQVLGGGGQGSSPGVMGMSRTASYTFTGEGRFKDAQYTGGWLAGRVHGRGTMKWPDGRTYVGNFKNGVEDGYGECIIPNKVLHKPDSYQGHWRDGKIHGFGKYKYASGEVYEGCFSDGQRHGYGMLSSGKLAKNSSSVFIGHWVHDKKTGYGVYDDITRGEKYMGLWLDEQRHGTAVVVTQYGVYFEGTFKDNKMSGPGLLVSDDDTAFHGEFSDDWTVNGKGVLTLANGDCLDGLFTGEWSAGLKVVGTYTKPVAEELEHKDRNSLLRLGQYVVPAGQRWLCVFDECWSRLGCDAAGKGERTVAWENIAVSITSARRHSPDLTRSQTKVLESLELIPQHGVPVTTANYDNIRRYLIKACETPLHPLGWLVETLVTVYRMTYVGVGSNRRLLRQAVLEVQGYLTHFFRIVRFLFPGLPDDGGIIPEPPASNGRHDSNTAEQGSVLVVSCSSLLLPLLLPRLYPPLFTLYCLQEEQEEAQYWDRILRLNKQPDQSLLSFLGVQEKFWPVWMSILGEKKQIVSSSKDACFVSAVETLQQISTTFTPSDKLLVIQKTFEELTQEIKPMLQGEFLWCMDDLLPLFLYLVLRARIRNLGAEVNMIEDLMDPNVQHGELGLMFTTLKACYIQIQQESTT
- the LOC119026065 gene encoding alsin-like isoform X2 produces the protein MENIEESPADEQAQTPPERGLLHIWQSAGPSAQLPPERVLLSRPVLQTALGEHHGLLLTQGGLVYSFGELLWRHVSVPVSAPVLEGSLLGKTVVHVAAGGFHCGALSEQGNIFMWGENTAGQCGLTEKGAAANITVSEPSPISVVDNDVIPPAAVRIVDLAFGREHSLALSAQNELWAWGSGCQLGLVTSTFPVWIPQKVEHLAGRHVIQVSCGAYHSLALVRSLPLKNYNTQNPPEKRERGQSPHYSVTEKEESFTVDGGHYCPLGVELTEVMTEETSQRRRGPRRRLQPRGRSAGSSPGSAAGLCPNSEDGKSNTKQKNLPVGTRLEPDGLTERDGSPKSHPLSGWRSNKNSALSDERELQNLLQKLSGHSLETRDTSGLGDTDSLSSYTSDDSCVSSTPSTDLLTSSYNEESSITSQTNKNSGLSVSYSSSPVCLEDVRLSLEAEKQALQGQKSSSLTNINQRGKASTNRRRSLPGTPTRGSPRQRRTCACRPSSAGRVHSTAPKEAGDGLPSLDTEVWSWGRGSEGQLGHGDQLARLQPLCIKSLKGEEVIQVAAGSHHSLALTAHCQVYSWGSNMCGQLGHVNSPVTVPQQAKLSEGLRVWDLSAGQSHSLLLADGDCVQPVLLYCGQQQEPMTVQSERSHRGQRSHHRSPNRAESYTVRPTLLPFCMEMGYISSVCSGGQSCAVLADHNIMGFISAIHELASRERQFYCWLSSVRKLLLTPLRNRESASSSLGEPCTHLFFSLCESFARLSTLIGQHSTSLTYFLHDVQGCDVTSLPLLTHTEHFLDIYKEYCSSVGNFQVMGGFQPLHKLSLECLGSQQTVLAQLCVSDQAVSGDVDLVSMLYWPLQQLHQYSRVLLKLAACYDVLTTEYQSLHQGCSQYESLSSSLLRRKKEAEITFLFWKTHSGKTEDLRLAQRRVVCESSNRSLTLQNAGRFSNHWFILFNDALVHTQGAIPSQSIFSTHHVYPLTCLWVKPVTEDSSGLYAIKITCPEESFTVVASTPQEKNKWLRSLNQALDQVLGGGGQGSSPGVMGMSRTASYTFTGEGRFKDAQYTGGWLAGRVHGRGTMKWPDGRTYVGNFKNGVEDGYGECIIPNKVLHKPDSYQGHWRDGKIHGFGKYKYASGEVYEGCFSDGQRHGYGMLSSGKLAKNSSSVFIGHWVHDKKTGYGVYDDITRGEKYMGLWLDEQRHGTAVVVTQYGVYFEGTFKDNKMSGPGLLVSDDDTAFHGEFSDDWTVNGKGVLTLANGDCLDGLFTGEWSAGLKVVGTYTKPVAEELEHKDRNSLLRLGQYVVPAGQRWLCVFDECWSRLGCDAAGKGERTVAWENIAVSITSARRHSPDLTRSQTKVLESLELIPQHGVPVTTANYDNIRRYLIKACETPLHPLGWLVETLVTVYRMTYVGVGSNRRLLRQAVLEVQGYLTHFFRIVRFLFPGLPDDGGIIPEPPASNGRHDSNTAEQGVLVVSCSSLLLPLLLPRLYPPLFTLYCLQEEQEEAQYWDRILRLNKQPDQSLLSFLGVQEKFWPVWMSILGEKKQIVSSSKDACFVSAVETLQQISTTFTPSDKLLVIQKTFEELTQEIKPMLQGEFLWCMDDLLPLFLYLVLRARIRNLGAEVNMIEDLMDPNVQHGELGLMFTTLKACYIQIQQESTT